From a region of the Ficedula albicollis isolate OC2 chromosome 1A, FicAlb1.5, whole genome shotgun sequence genome:
- the IL17RA gene encoding interleukin-17 receptor A, whose amino-acid sequence MSPSPAGVAIPGQCGSPRSLSLSRVSVVVPALYAEFGAFQHPCAEEDLNCLVRNSTCMESSWLNVPTWTPSAPSSLHVSSDVFRQEDGKLFPVLQIEWKVATDASIRSLEGAELAVMQVNNNQQICAQFDFQNNLPLQVRPDGGRWNFTFDRFEVEPGQTYQVTVYHLPKLGVNGDRNCKSTSLTMPDCTDSRMKRTIPCIKTGSLWEPRIQGERLDDTTLLVSFIPWTEPARYQIHVASYLNEKRCKMTTWDFTEDGLQQQVNVTIKIEKNIKACCSYRIQIQPFFVNCGTDCLRHSASIPCEPVPSTEPSDDMMIWLYWCITGICVLLVGSVITAVLCMTKIRAGRRRRKCSHNGLQAAPYTELSLPPLKPRKVWIVYSADHLLYVDVVLKFAEFLMTVCGTAVALDLLEDQHISELGPLPWLTRQKKEMEELSSKIIVLCSRGTQAKWQAMLGSEPVCLKQDQQKPVGDLFTPALNLILPDFKKPACFGMYIVCYFEGISSERDIPDLFHVTSRYQLMDKFEDIYFRIQDLEKFEPGRIHRIQEITAENYIDTPSGRKLKEAIEKFKSWQTEHPDWFESETICLDSDEELHSLNRESLVDSPLSEPSGIVKHQLQLREPEPSCYVINLHMQEGESTGCKLQPQLNPCGDPNSQTVVLPVDVPRIQVVEPVPSVEDRNILSHRVLSNEDCMEGVPLLEKSFPMRNNLILHNGSGVPVADQSPANFSDDLSDHLNGLMYPLYQQSVIPSEPECLCQGEADRQHQLVFDDPCKDQRQSVQSDQGYISRCSPLPPEDLLEEEEEEEEEHQEQQVGFQELSPEVLNSLKSLQKQLFLQEIQRSSSWSYPAEVMDMDPSLEDC is encoded by the exons ctttatatgctgagtTTGGTGCCTTCCAGCACCCCT gTGCTGAGGAG GATTTAAACTGTCTCGTAAGAAAta GCACTTGCATGGAGTCAAGCTGGCTGAATGTTCCTACATGGACTCCTTCTGCTCCAAGCAGTCTCCATGTTTCTTCAGATGTTTTCCGTCAGGAGGATGGAAAACTGTTCCCTGTGCTTCAGATCGAGTGGAAAGTGGCCACAGATG ccagcatCCGCTCTCTGGAAGGGGCAGAGCTCGCCGTGATGCAGGTGAACAACAATCAGCAGATCTGTGCCCAGTTTGACTTCCAGAACAATTTGCCTCTTCAGGTCCGTCCAGATGGAGGCAGG tggaaTTTCACTTTTGACCGTTTTGAAGTAGAGCCTGGCCAGACTTACCAAGTGACTGTGTACCACCTGCCCAAACTGGGTGTCAACGGAGACCGCAATTGCAAGTCCACGTCTCTCACAATGCCTG ACTGCACGGATTCTCGGATGAAAAGGACCATCCCATGTATAAAGACAG GCAGCTTGTGGGAGCCCAGGATCCAGGGTGAAAGGCTAGATGATACAACTCTGCTCGTGAGCTTCATCCCCTGGACGGAGCCAGCCCGGTACCAAATCCATGTGGCCAGTTACCTGAATGAGAAGAGGTGTAAAATGACCACATGGGATTTCACTGAG GATGGACTACAACAGCAAGTGAATGTCACAATCAAAATAGAGAAGAACATAAAAGCTTGCTGCAGCTACAGAATACAG ATTCAGCCATTCTTTGTGAACTGTGGCACAGACTGTCTGAGACACTCTGCTTCCATCCCATGTGAACCAGTTCCAA GTACAGAACCATCGG atgaTATGATGATATGGCTCTACTGGTGTATCACTGGGATCTGTGTGTTACTGGTGGGCTCAGTCATAACAGCTGTGCTGTGTATGACTAAAATACGAGCAG gaCGCCGGAGAAGGAAGTGCAGCCACAACGGTTTGCAAGCTG CACCAtacaccgagctgtccctgccGCCCTTGAAGCCACGGAAGGTGTGGATTGTGTACTCTGCTGACCACCTGCTCTATGTGGACGTGGTGCTGAAGTTTGCTGAGTTCCTGATGACAgtctgtggcactgctgtggcctTGGATCTGCTGGAAGACCAGCACATCTCAGAGCTGGGGCCCTTGCCCTGGCTCACACGGcagaagaaggaaatggaagagcTGTCTTCAAAGATCATCGTCCTGTGTTCTCGGGGCACCCAGGCCAAATGGCAGGCCATGCTGGGGAGTGAGCCTGTGTGTCTCAAGCAGGATCAGCAAAAGCCAGTGGGAGACCTGTTCACCCCAGCCTTGAATCTGATCCTGCCAGATTTCAAGAAGCCAGCCTGTTTTGGAATGTACATAGTCTGCTACTTCGAGGGAATAAGCAGTGAGAGGGATATACCTGATCTGTTCCATGTCACATCCAGGTACCAGCTGATGGACAAGTTTGAGGATATTTACTTTCGGATTCAGGATCTGGAGAAGTTTGAACCTGGGCGGATCCATCGAATCCAGGAAATCACAGCTGAGAATTACATCGATACCCCCAGTGGGAGGAAGTTGAAAGAAGCCATAGAGAAGTTCAAGAGCTGGCAGACTGAGCACCCAGACTGGTTTGAGAGTGAAACCATCTGCTTGGATAGTGATGAGGAGTTGCATTCCCTGAACAGAGAGAGCCTGGTGGATTCACCACTGAGTGAGCCCAGTGGAATTGTGAAACACCAGCTGCAGCTACGTGAGCCTGAGCCCAGCTGTTATGTCATCAACCTCCACATGCAGGAAGGTGAAAGTACAGGCTGCAAACTGCAGCCTCAGCTTAATCCATGTGGGGATCCAAATTCCCAGACTGTGGTCCTTCCTGTGGATGTTCCTCGAATTCAGGTAGTAGAACCAGTCCCTTCCGTGGAAGATAGAAATATTCTCAGTCACCGTGTGCTGAGCAATGAGGACTGTATGGAAGGAGTTCCTCTCCTGGAGAAAAGCTTTCCAATGAGGAATAACCTCATCCTCCACAATGGCTCTGGTGTTCCAGTAGCTGACCAGAGCCCTGCAAACTTCTCAGATGACCTGAGTGACCACCTGAATGGACTCATGTACCCTCTGTATCAGCAGAGTGTCATTCCTTCAGAGCCAGAGTGTCTCTGCCAGGGGGAGGCTGacaggcagcaccagctggtCTTTGATGACCCATGCAAGGACCAAAGGCAGTCAGTGCAGTCAGACCAGGGCTACATCTCCAGGtgctcccctctgcctcctgaGGACCTTctagaggaggaggaggaagaggaggaggagcaccAGGAACAGCAGGTGGGCTTCCAGGAACTCTCTCCAGAGGTTTTGAACAGTCTGAAGAGCCTCCAGAAGCAGCTGTTTTTACAGGAGATTCAGAGGAGCTCTAGCTGGAGCTATCCAGCAGAGGTGATGGACATGGACCCATCTTTGGAGGACTGTTAG